From a region of the Gemmatimonas aurantiaca genome:
- a CDS encoding Lrp/AsnC family transcriptional regulator translates to MSASNPRSSGRSRGRSTRTLDSFDRAILRILQEDNHTPQRTIAERVNLSPAAVQRRIAAMEASGVIAANVAIVSPEAFHPTITMVVEVHIKNDRSTVVEPLKALFRGTKEIQQCYFVTGAGGFILVMNVPSMPYYEALARRLFADNESVTTYRTLVVLDLVKTGTAIEIPEE, encoded by the coding sequence ATGTCTGCATCGAATCCTCGCTCATCGGGTCGTTCACGCGGCCGTTCGACCAGAACACTGGACAGTTTCGACCGGGCCATCCTGCGCATTCTGCAGGAGGACAACCACACACCGCAGCGCACCATCGCCGAGCGGGTGAATCTCTCGCCCGCCGCGGTGCAGCGCCGGATTGCCGCGATGGAGGCGAGTGGTGTCATCGCCGCCAACGTGGCCATCGTCTCGCCGGAGGCGTTTCACCCCACGATCACGATGGTCGTCGAGGTGCACATCAAGAACGACCGCTCGACCGTGGTGGAGCCGCTCAAGGCGCTCTTTCGCGGGACGAAGGAGATCCAGCAGTGCTACTTCGTGACCGGCGCGGGCGGATTCATTCTCGTCATGAACGTGCCGAGCATGCCGTATTACGAGGCATTGGCACGGCGGCTGTTCGCGGACAATGAATCGGTGACCACATATCGCACGCTGGTCGTGCTCGACCTCGTCAAGACGGGGACGGCGATCGAGATACCGGAGGAGTGA
- a CDS encoding prolyl oligopeptidase family serine peptidase, with translation MSKFPSKSHLSLAMGSALILTMPVHAQPVTSADYARARALADTYARVPTGAAESFAWGGPTRLTYRISVPGGHRFMTIDASSADAPIRQPAFDQERLATALNAADTSARPRATALVLPFTTMTLAGDGRRMNFNAWGGDWSCTLTDYRCARVPASAGGRGAGGPGGGFGGNAADATREVRSPDGRQIAYIANYNVYVRPAGAGIDSGIALSSNGSEGNPFTGRSLAWSSDSRHLAAYRVKPGYRRVVRYIESSPVDQLQPKYMERVYTKPGDVLDLPQPALFDAERRTQTDVDPALFPDPYSLSQPQWRRDGRGYTFEYNERGHQRYRIIEVATATGAARTLVEETSKTFIDYRRAAGTLTDGGRVYRYDVNDGNEIIWLSERDGWAHLYLYDGRSGAVKNQITKGEFVVRAVQRVDEAARTIYFSAGGMDKTQDPYFAHYYRINFDGSGLTPLTDAPADHVVTFSPDGRLYVDTWSRVDLAPVSQLRRASDGKVLLDLERGDLTALLKTGWRAPEPFVAKGRDGTTDIHGVVVRPTTFNARRKYPVIEYIYAGPHGSFVPKNFAPHYNMQSIADLGFIVVQIDGMGTANRSRAFHDVAWKNLGDAGFPDRILWHKAFAAKNPWYDISRVGIFGGSAGGQNAMGALLFHPEFYKVAVSFAGCHDNRMDKIWWNEQWMGYPIGPEYAASSNVVNAHRLQGELLLVVPELDTNVDPSSTMQVVNALIKADKSFDMLVMPGEDHGGGRRGPSAAYGDRKMWDFFVRHLLGQPPPKWNALAESRGNATKAPADGASDTSEGASGGSSMFGPDWGTLEASWFRPPSSN, from the coding sequence GTGTCGAAGTTTCCGTCGAAGTCTCATCTGTCACTCGCGATGGGATCGGCATTGATCCTCACGATGCCGGTGCATGCGCAGCCGGTCACGTCCGCCGACTATGCACGGGCGCGCGCACTCGCCGACACGTATGCCCGCGTGCCCACCGGCGCCGCCGAGTCGTTTGCGTGGGGTGGACCGACCCGTCTGACGTATCGCATATCGGTACCCGGCGGGCATCGGTTCATGACGATCGACGCGAGCAGCGCCGATGCACCGATCAGACAACCGGCGTTCGATCAGGAGCGGTTGGCGACTGCGCTCAATGCCGCGGACACCAGCGCGCGGCCGCGCGCGACGGCGCTCGTGCTGCCCTTCACGACCATGACGCTGGCAGGCGATGGACGGCGCATGAACTTCAACGCCTGGGGCGGCGACTGGAGTTGCACGCTCACTGACTATCGATGTGCGAGAGTTCCTGCCTCTGCAGGAGGGCGCGGTGCCGGCGGCCCGGGAGGAGGCTTCGGTGGCAATGCTGCAGACGCCACACGTGAAGTCCGCTCGCCCGATGGCAGGCAGATCGCGTACATCGCCAACTACAACGTGTACGTGCGACCCGCCGGAGCCGGCATCGACAGCGGCATCGCCCTCAGCAGCAATGGCTCCGAAGGCAATCCTTTCACGGGCCGGTCACTGGCCTGGTCGTCCGATTCCCGGCATCTCGCGGCGTATCGCGTGAAGCCCGGTTATCGACGCGTCGTGCGATACATCGAGTCGTCGCCGGTGGATCAGTTGCAGCCCAAATACATGGAGCGGGTGTACACCAAGCCGGGTGATGTGCTCGATCTGCCGCAGCCGGCGCTGTTCGACGCGGAGCGCCGCACGCAGACGGATGTCGATCCGGCGCTCTTTCCCGATCCCTACAGTCTGTCGCAGCCACAATGGCGACGTGATGGGCGCGGGTACACGTTCGAATACAACGAACGTGGGCATCAGCGGTATCGCATCATCGAAGTGGCAACCGCCACCGGGGCCGCACGGACGCTCGTCGAGGAAACTTCGAAGACCTTCATCGACTACCGACGTGCCGCCGGCACGCTCACCGATGGTGGACGCGTGTACCGCTACGACGTGAACGACGGCAACGAGATCATCTGGCTGTCGGAACGTGACGGCTGGGCGCATCTCTATCTGTACGATGGCCGCAGCGGCGCGGTGAAGAACCAGATCACGAAGGGCGAGTTCGTCGTCCGGGCCGTGCAGCGTGTGGACGAAGCCGCGCGCACCATCTACTTCAGCGCCGGAGGCATGGACAAGACGCAGGATCCCTACTTCGCGCACTACTACCGGATCAACTTCGACGGCAGCGGACTCACGCCGCTCACCGATGCGCCGGCCGATCATGTGGTGACGTTCTCACCCGACGGCAGACTGTACGTGGACACCTGGTCGCGCGTGGATCTCGCGCCCGTGTCGCAACTTCGCCGGGCCAGCGATGGCAAGGTCCTGCTCGATCTCGAGCGTGGTGATCTGACCGCGTTGCTCAAGACCGGCTGGCGCGCGCCCGAGCCGTTCGTGGCCAAAGGCCGCGATGGCACCACCGACATCCACGGCGTGGTGGTGCGTCCCACCACGTTCAATGCGCGCCGCAAGTATCCGGTCATCGAATACATCTATGCCGGTCCGCATGGTTCGTTCGTGCCGAAAAACTTCGCGCCACACTACAACATGCAGTCCATCGCCGATCTGGGATTCATCGTCGTGCAGATCGACGGCATGGGCACGGCCAATCGCAGTCGCGCGTTTCACGATGTGGCCTGGAAGAACCTCGGCGATGCCGGTTTCCCCGATCGCATTCTCTGGCACAAGGCCTTCGCGGCGAAGAACCCGTGGTACGACATCAGTCGCGTGGGCATCTTCGGCGGATCGGCGGGCGGACAGAACGCCATGGGCGCGTTGCTGTTCCACCCCGAGTTCTACAAAGTCGCCGTGTCGTTCGCGGGCTGCCACGACAACCGCATGGACAAGATCTGGTGGAACGAACAGTGGATGGGCTATCCCATCGGTCCCGAGTACGCCGCCAGCTCCAACGTGGTGAATGCGCACAGACTGCAGGGTGAACTGTTGCTCGTCGTGCCGGAGCTCGACACCAATGTCGATCCATCATCGACCATGCAGGTGGTCAACGCGCTCATCAAAGCCGACAAGAGCTTCGACATGCTCGTGATGCCGGGAGAGGATCATGGCGGCGGTCGACGCGGTCCCAGCGCCGCGTACGGCGATCGCAAGATGTGGGACTTCTTCGTGCGTCATCTGCTGGGGCAGCCGCCGCCGAAGTGGAACGCCCTGGCCGAATCACGGGGCAACGCCACGAAGGCGCCCGCCGATGGAGCGTCGGACACTTCAGAGGGTGCGTCGGGCGGTTCCTCGATGTTCGGCCCGGACTGGGGCACCCTCGAAGCCAGTTGGTTCAGGCCGCCGTCGTCGAACTGA
- a CDS encoding tartrate dehydrogenase, with translation MTTSASRTIRIAVIAGDGIGPEVIPAGIDVMHRAVQGGDCTLEFTEFPWGCEYYQRTGTMMSADALDILQDFDAIYLGAIGAPGVPDHISVWELILPIRQRFDQYVNLRPMRLLHGVPGPLAGRGPADIDMVCVRENSEGEYSGLGGRMHRGTKHEVAEQTGLFTWRGIDRITRYAFELAQRRPRKLLASATKSNALQHSMVLWDDVVESIAPEYPDVTCRKYHVDALAARMVTHPHTVDVIVASNLFGDILTDLGAAISGSLGVAPGANINPERTHPSMFEPIHGSAPDIAGKGIANPIASIWAGALLLDHLGLTEAHDRMVRAIERVVGEGGPRTPDLGGTATTRDVAVAVIDALF, from the coding sequence GTGACCACTTCCGCCTCACGCACCATTCGCATCGCCGTCATCGCCGGTGACGGCATCGGTCCCGAAGTCATCCCCGCCGGCATCGACGTGATGCACCGCGCCGTGCAGGGCGGGGATTGCACGCTCGAATTCACGGAGTTCCCCTGGGGATGTGAGTACTATCAGCGCACCGGCACGATGATGAGTGCCGATGCGCTGGACATCCTGCAGGATTTCGACGCGATCTACCTCGGCGCCATCGGCGCACCAGGCGTGCCCGATCACATCTCCGTGTGGGAGCTCATTCTTCCCATCCGGCAGCGCTTCGATCAGTACGTGAATCTGCGCCCCATGCGCCTGCTGCATGGGGTGCCGGGCCCACTGGCCGGGCGCGGCCCCGCCGACATCGACATGGTGTGCGTGCGGGAAAACTCCGAAGGGGAGTATTCCGGGCTGGGCGGCCGCATGCACCGCGGCACGAAGCATGAAGTGGCCGAGCAGACCGGTTTGTTCACCTGGCGCGGCATCGATCGCATCACGCGCTACGCGTTCGAACTCGCGCAGCGCCGCCCGCGCAAGCTGCTGGCCAGCGCCACCAAGTCGAACGCACTGCAGCATTCCATGGTGCTGTGGGACGATGTGGTGGAATCCATCGCACCGGAGTACCCCGACGTCACGTGCAGGAAGTATCATGTAGATGCACTGGCGGCGCGCATGGTGACGCACCCGCACACCGTGGACGTGATCGTGGCGTCCAATCTGTTCGGCGATATTCTCACCGATCTCGGGGCGGCCATCTCCGGCAGCCTCGGTGTGGCTCCCGGTGCGAACATCAATCCGGAACGAACGCATCCGTCCATGTTCGAGCCGATCCACGGCTCGGCGCCGGACATCGCGGGCAAGGGGATCGCCAACCCCATCGCTTCCATCTGGGCCGGTGCCCTGCTGCTCGACCATCTGGGTCTCACCGAGGCACACGATCGCATGGTGCGGGCGATCGAGCGGGTGGTGGGTGAAGGCGGGCCACGCACGCCCGATCTGGGTGGGACCGCCACCACGCGCGATGTCGCGGTGGCGGTGATCGACGCTCTGTTCTGA
- a CDS encoding DUF305 domain-containing protein, with amino-acid sequence MARRPILALTVLSLLAATAPQAAAQNSMGGMDHSMHKMGPEIVIPKGAIYTKADVEFMQGMIAHHAQAIVMAKLAETNSTNQSLLKLSRKIDQSQIPEILIMQDWLRRNNQFAPDTSSWHDMHMDGMLTADEIKALGAAKGTEFDRLFLDGMIKHHAGAIKMVEDLFKSPGAGQEVDANVFANDVVTAQTAEIGIMRRLLTQLPPK; translated from the coding sequence ATGGCCAGACGTCCGATCCTCGCCCTCACGGTCCTTTCCCTGCTGGCCGCTACCGCGCCGCAGGCCGCAGCCCAGAACAGCATGGGCGGCATGGACCACAGCATGCACAAGATGGGCCCCGAGATCGTGATCCCGAAGGGCGCGATCTACACCAAGGCCGACGTCGAGTTCATGCAGGGCATGATTGCCCACCATGCCCAGGCCATCGTGATGGCCAAACTCGCCGAGACGAACAGCACCAACCAGTCCCTGCTCAAGCTCTCGCGGAAGATCGATCAGTCGCAGATCCCCGAGATCCTCATCATGCAGGACTGGCTGCGCCGCAACAATCAGTTCGCACCCGACACCTCGTCGTGGCACGACATGCACATGGACGGCATGCTCACGGCGGACGAGATCAAGGCCCTTGGCGCCGCGAAGGGCACGGAGTTCGACCGACTGTTTCTGGACGGCATGATCAAGCACCACGCCGGGGCCATCAAGATGGTCGAAGATCTCTTCAAGTCACCGGGGGCCGGCCAGGAAGTCGACGCCAACGTCTTCGCCAATGATGTCGTTACTGCGCAGACGGCGGAGATCGGCATCATGCGGCGGCTGCTGACCCAACTCCCCCCGAAGTAA
- a CDS encoding CoA-acylating methylmalonate-semialdehyde dehydrogenase encodes MSHPRIPLFFAGARQDAHSTRTSPVYNPSTGAVAAQVPLGDATDIEAVIADAASAARAWGERSSLDRSRVMFKWRELCLAHADELAHLISSEHGKVFSDARGELQRGLEVVEFSVGIPHLMKGEFSDQVSRGIDMHSLRQPLGVVAAITPFNFPAMVPLWMLGPALATGNAVVFKPSERDPSTGVRLAELFVEAGAPPGVLNVLHGDAEAVNALCTDPRIQAVSFVGSTPIAQHVYETAAKHGKRVQAMGGAKNHLVVLPDADLNMAVEGLMGSAYGSAGERCMAISVAVVVGDETADALVARLADRVKALKVGASAAEGMDMGPLVTGTHRDKIKGYIDLGVKEGATLVVDGREHPAQASGGFFLGGSLFDHVTKDMTIYREEIFGPVLCIVRVQTADEALALCDEHQFGNGVAIFTRSGGAAREFAHRVQCGMVGINVPIPVPLAFYSFGGWKASAFGDHNQHGMDGVRFFTKLKTVTTRWPQGVDAASFSMPVLR; translated from the coding sequence ATGAGCCATCCCCGCATTCCCCTGTTTTTTGCCGGTGCACGCCAGGATGCCCACAGCACCCGCACGTCGCCGGTCTACAATCCCTCCACCGGCGCCGTGGCCGCGCAGGTGCCGCTCGGCGACGCCACCGACATCGAAGCCGTCATCGCCGATGCCGCGTCGGCCGCCCGTGCCTGGGGTGAACGTTCATCGCTCGATCGGTCGCGTGTGATGTTCAAGTGGCGCGAGTTGTGTCTCGCGCACGCCGATGAACTGGCGCACCTGATCAGCAGTGAACACGGCAAGGTGTTCTCCGACGCGCGCGGTGAACTGCAGCGCGGCCTCGAAGTCGTGGAATTCTCCGTCGGTATCCCGCATCTCATGAAGGGCGAGTTCAGCGATCAGGTCTCGCGCGGCATCGACATGCACTCACTGCGGCAACCCCTGGGCGTCGTGGCTGCCATCACGCCGTTCAACTTCCCGGCCATGGTGCCGCTCTGGATGCTCGGACCGGCGCTCGCCACCGGCAATGCCGTCGTGTTCAAGCCATCGGAGCGTGATCCTTCCACCGGCGTGCGACTGGCCGAGTTGTTCGTGGAAGCGGGCGCCCCTCCGGGCGTGCTCAATGTGCTGCACGGAGATGCGGAAGCCGTGAACGCGCTCTGTACCGATCCGCGCATCCAGGCCGTCAGCTTCGTGGGATCCACGCCCATCGCGCAGCATGTGTACGAAACCGCCGCGAAGCACGGCAAGCGCGTGCAGGCCATGGGCGGTGCCAAGAACCATCTGGTCGTGCTGCCCGACGCCGATCTCAACATGGCCGTGGAAGGTCTGATGGGTTCCGCATACGGCAGCGCCGGTGAGCGGTGTATGGCCATCTCGGTGGCGGTCGTGGTGGGCGACGAAACGGCCGACGCGCTGGTGGCGCGACTGGCCGATCGCGTGAAGGCGCTCAAGGTGGGCGCATCCGCCGCCGAGGGAATGGACATGGGCCCGCTCGTCACCGGTACACACCGCGACAAGATCAAAGGGTATATCGATCTGGGCGTGAAGGAGGGCGCGACGCTGGTGGTGGACGGTCGTGAGCATCCGGCGCAGGCATCGGGCGGATTCTTCCTTGGCGGCTCCCTGTTCGATCATGTCACGAAGGACATGACCATCTACCGTGAAGAGATCTTCGGTCCCGTGTTGTGCATCGTACGCGTGCAGACGGCCGACGAGGCACTGGCGTTGTGCGACGAACATCAGTTCGGCAACGGCGTCGCGATCTTCACGCGCAGCGGTGGTGCGGCACGGGAGTTCGCGCATCGCGTGCAGTGTGGCATGGTGGGCATCAACGTGCCCATTCCGGTGCCACTGGCGTTCTATTCGTTCGGCGGCTGGAAGGCGTCGGCGTTCGGCGATCACAACCAGCACGGCATGGACGGCGTGCGGTTCTTCACCAAACTCAAGACAGTGACCACGCGCTGGCCGCAGGGTGTGGACGCGGCATCGTTCTCGATGCCGGTGCTGCGATAG
- a CDS encoding EamA family transporter: MQTSNTNTGQGRDAVGAAAVLASLAAMNLGAAFGKQLFPLVGALGVTALRISLAAALVMVLRRSWRRPLSRELVKPVLAYGLMLGMMNALIYQAFARIPIGIATGIEVIGPLAVALSGSKRPRDLAWLGIAVLGLLLLLPLRTDAALDPLGVAFACGAAVCWALYIVTGKRVSTALGGDAVSWGLLAAAIVALPMGLASAGPALFTPHILVVGLGVAVLSSALPYSLEMEAMRRLPAPVFSLLLSAAPAVAALIGFVVLGESLTLTQWVAVLCIMVASAGNALTAPRSEELRPAPVSSTTAA, encoded by the coding sequence ATGCAGACATCGAATACGAACACCGGACAGGGGCGCGACGCCGTGGGGGCGGCGGCGGTGCTGGCTTCACTCGCCGCCATGAACCTGGGGGCGGCGTTCGGGAAACAGCTCTTTCCCCTGGTGGGAGCGCTGGGCGTGACTGCCCTCCGCATCTCGCTGGCGGCGGCCCTGGTCATGGTGCTGCGGCGCTCCTGGCGACGACCGCTGTCCCGGGAACTCGTGAAGCCGGTCCTGGCCTACGGGCTGATGCTCGGGATGATGAATGCACTCATCTATCAGGCGTTTGCGCGCATCCCCATCGGTATTGCGACCGGCATCGAAGTCATCGGTCCACTGGCCGTGGCCCTGAGCGGATCGAAACGCCCACGCGATCTGGCCTGGCTTGGGATCGCCGTCCTGGGTCTCCTGTTGCTGCTGCCGCTGCGTACCGACGCGGCCCTCGATCCGCTCGGCGTGGCGTTCGCCTGTGGGGCGGCTGTCTGCTGGGCGCTCTACATCGTCACCGGCAAGCGCGTGTCCACGGCGTTGGGTGGCGATGCGGTGTCATGGGGTCTGCTGGCGGCGGCCATCGTGGCGCTACCCATGGGTCTCGCCTCGGCGGGTCCGGCGCTGTTTACCCCCCACATTCTCGTGGTCGGACTGGGCGTGGCGGTGCTCTCCAGCGCGCTGCCGTATTCGCTGGAGATGGAAGCCATGCGCCGGTTGCCGGCCCCCGTGTTCAGTCTCCTGCTCAGCGCCGCTCCGGCCGTGGCGGCGCTGATCGGGTTCGTGGTCCTCGGCGAGAGTCTGACGCTGACGCAGTGGGTCGCGGTGCTCTGCATCATGGTGGCGTCGGCGGGGAATGCACTCACCGCACCCCGCAGCGAGGAGCTGCGACCGGCGCCGGTCAGTTCGACGACGGCGGCCTGA
- a CDS encoding SDR family oxidoreductase, with protein sequence MSSSNLFDLTGKIAAVIGGASGIGEAVTLGAAGMGATTICLDVKQDAAAATAAKAGGSTEAGVIDITDAASVNAALDAIVARHGRLDILICTPSINVRKKILDYQHEELMRVLNVNIAGNFNVLQAAGRIMVPQQKGSIVLFSSIRSLVVEPGQALYSATKAGILQLARGAACEFGPSGVRVNCVGPGVVETPLTAPIKANPDWYNAYAAKNAFNRWARPEEMVGPTLFLASDAASYVNGTIIYADGGWLAQDGRFTPPGM encoded by the coding sequence ATGTCCAGCTCAAATCTGTTCGATCTCACCGGGAAGATCGCCGCCGTCATCGGCGGCGCGTCGGGTATCGGTGAAGCCGTCACACTCGGCGCCGCGGGCATGGGCGCCACCACGATCTGTCTCGACGTCAAGCAGGATGCGGCGGCGGCCACCGCGGCCAAAGCCGGCGGCAGCACCGAAGCCGGCGTCATCGACATCACCGACGCCGCGTCGGTGAATGCGGCGCTCGATGCGATCGTGGCCCGGCATGGCCGGCTCGACATCCTCATCTGCACGCCCAGCATCAACGTGCGCAAAAAGATCCTCGACTATCAGCACGAGGAACTCATGCGCGTGCTCAACGTGAACATCGCCGGCAACTTCAACGTGCTGCAGGCGGCGGGGCGCATCATGGTGCCGCAGCAGAAAGGCAGCATCGTGCTCTTCTCGTCCATTCGTTCGCTCGTCGTGGAACCCGGCCAGGCGCTGTATTCCGCCACCAAGGCCGGCATCCTGCAGCTCGCGCGTGGTGCCGCCTGCGAGTTCGGTCCATCCGGTGTGCGCGTGAACTGCGTCGGCCCCGGCGTGGTGGAGACGCCACTCACGGCGCCCATCAAGGCCAACCCCGACTGGTACAATGCGTATGCGGCGAAGAACGCCTTCAATCGCTGGGCACGACCGGAAGAGATGGTCGGTCCCACGCTGTTCCTGGCGTCCGATGCCGCGAGTTACGTGAACGGCACCATCATCTACGCCGATGGTGGCTGGCTGGCCCAGGACGGGCGCTTCACGCCGCCGGGCATGTGA
- the ettA gene encoding energy-dependent translational throttle protein EttA gives MAPQFIYVMKGLRKVIPPSRIILDDIWLSFYPGAKIGVLGPNGAGKSSLLRIMAGVDTEFQGEAWAHKGTRIGYLPQEPELDATLDVRGNVELAVKAQRDALNEFNEISLKFAEPDADFDALMDRQGKLQEYIDQHDLWNLDNKIDVAMDALRLPPGDAAVTHLSGGEKRRVALCRILLEEPDMLLLDEPTNHLDAESVAWLEHHLERFPGTVVAITHDRYFLDNVAKWILELDRGKGVPYEGNYSGWLEQKQQRLKQEEKHASARQKTLEKELEWVRMSPRARQAKNKARLQAYEDLASEAQNDRVMQNEIVIPPAPRLGNDVVRAKGLRKAFGDNLLFENLNFDLPRAGIVGIIGPNGAGKTTLFRMINGLEKPDAGELVVGETVQISYQDQHRTLEGKRTLWEEISGGRETIPVGKRELNSRAYAASFNFKGADQQKLVANLSGGERNRLHLAKTVMQGGNLLLLDEPTNDLDVDTLRALEEAVLDFSGCAVIISHDRWFLDRVATHILAFEGDSEVVWFEGNYGAYIEDLKRRKGPDADQPHRIKYKKLVR, from the coding sequence ATGGCTCCGCAGTTCATCTACGTGATGAAGGGACTGCGCAAGGTGATTCCACCTTCGCGCATCATCCTCGACGATATCTGGCTTTCCTTCTATCCCGGCGCGAAGATCGGCGTGCTCGGCCCCAACGGCGCCGGTAAGTCGTCGCTGCTGCGCATCATGGCCGGTGTGGACACCGAGTTTCAGGGTGAGGCCTGGGCACACAAGGGTACGCGCATCGGGTATCTGCCGCAGGAGCCCGAGCTCGACGCCACACTCGATGTGCGCGGCAATGTCGAACTGGCCGTGAAAGCGCAGCGTGATGCGCTGAACGAGTTCAACGAGATCTCGCTCAAATTCGCCGAACCCGATGCGGATTTTGATGCCTTGATGGATCGGCAGGGCAAGCTGCAGGAGTACATCGACCAGCACGATCTCTGGAACCTCGACAACAAGATCGACGTGGCCATGGACGCGCTGCGTCTGCCGCCCGGAGATGCCGCGGTGACACATCTGTCGGGTGGTGAGAAGCGTCGCGTGGCGCTCTGCCGCATCCTGCTGGAAGAGCCGGACATGCTGCTGCTGGACGAACCCACCAACCACCTCGACGCCGAGTCGGTGGCGTGGCTGGAGCATCACCTGGAGCGTTTCCCGGGCACGGTGGTGGCCATCACGCACGACCGCTACTTCCTGGACAACGTGGCCAAGTGGATCCTCGAACTCGACCGCGGCAAGGGCGTGCCGTACGAAGGGAACTACTCCGGCTGGTTGGAGCAGAAGCAGCAGCGGCTGAAGCAGGAAGAAAAGCACGCCAGCGCGCGGCAGAAGACGCTCGAGAAAGAACTCGAGTGGGTGCGCATGTCACCGCGTGCGCGGCAGGCCAAGAACAAGGCGCGTCTGCAGGCCTATGAAGATCTCGCGAGTGAAGCGCAGAACGATCGGGTCATGCAGAATGAGATCGTCATCCCACCCGCGCCGCGTCTGGGCAATGATGTGGTGCGTGCCAAGGGACTCAGGAAGGCGTTCGGCGACAATCTGCTGTTCGAGAACCTGAATTTCGATCTGCCGCGTGCCGGCATCGTGGGTATCATCGGCCCCAACGGCGCCGGCAAGACCACGCTGTTCCGCATGATCAACGGACTCGAGAAGCCCGACGCCGGTGAGCTGGTTGTCGGCGAGACCGTGCAGATCAGCTATCAGGACCAGCATCGCACACTCGAAGGCAAGCGCACGTTGTGGGAGGAGATCTCGGGCGGCCGCGAGACCATTCCCGTGGGCAAGCGCGAGCTCAACTCACGCGCGTACGCCGCGAGCTTCAACTTCAAGGGCGCCGATCAGCAGAAACTGGTGGCGAACCTCTCGGGTGGTGAGCGCAACCGGTTGCATCTCGCCAAGACCGTGATGCAGGGTGGCAACCTGCTGCTGCTCGACGAACCCACCAACGACCTCGACGTCGACACGCTGCGCGCGTTGGAAGAAGCCGTGCTCGACTTCTCGGGGTGCGCGGTGATCATTTCGCACGATCGCTGGTTCCTGGATCGTGTGGCCACGCACATCCTGGCGTTCGAAGGCGATTCGGAAGTGGTGTGGTTCGAAGGGAACTACGGCGCGTACATCGAGGATCTGAAGCGCCGGAAGGGCCCGGATGCGGACCAGCCGCATCGGATCAAGTACAAGAAGTTGGTGCGGTAA
- a CDS encoding Fic family protein, producing MSNEEENIDTFLPWQPDKPYNGLPDLPPQADVETKVVLKQCIRARAAVAGLRQAAELTPNQTILINTLSLLEAGASSEIENIVTTTDRLFQHVRDETHADTATREALRYSRALFDGYHALGEHPLNTRMAEIICSRIKGVQMTVRRLPGTALRNTATHQVVYTPPEGESLLREKLANWERFMHETTDLDPLVRMAIGHYQFEAIHPFIDGNGRTGRVLNSLFLIDQDLLTLPILYLSRYINDNRSEYYRLLQRVTSDSDWESWLLYMIRGIEETARWTMDKISAICALSAHTMAYVKQELPKIYSRELVDLIFELPYCRISSVVERGIAKRQTASVYLKQLQSIGVLDEYPVASKEKLFIHPKLMQLLREDQNAFERYPGTETA from the coding sequence ATGTCGAACGAAGAGGAAAACATCGACACGTTTTTGCCATGGCAGCCCGACAAGCCCTATAATGGCCTGCCGGACCTGCCACCGCAGGCCGATGTCGAGACCAAGGTGGTTCTCAAGCAGTGCATCAGGGCCCGTGCTGCCGTCGCCGGGCTTCGGCAAGCTGCTGAGCTGACTCCCAATCAGACCATCCTCATCAACACGTTGTCTCTCCTCGAAGCCGGGGCGAGCTCCGAGATCGAGAATATCGTCACGACGACGGATCGCCTGTTTCAGCACGTGCGCGATGAAACACACGCGGATACCGCGACCCGGGAAGCGCTCCGTTACAGCCGGGCGCTCTTCGATGGATACCACGCACTCGGCGAACACCCGCTGAACACGCGCATGGCCGAAATCATCTGCAGTCGGATCAAAGGCGTTCAGATGACCGTACGGCGACTACCGGGAACCGCTCTCCGAAACACCGCGACGCATCAGGTGGTCTATACCCCGCCTGAAGGAGAGTCCCTGCTTCGTGAGAAGCTCGCGAACTGGGAGCGCTTCATGCACGAAACGACGGACCTGGACCCGTTGGTACGCATGGCGATCGGGCACTACCAGTTCGAAGCCATTCATCCGTTCATCGATGGCAACGGACGCACCGGTCGTGTGCTCAACAGCCTGTTCCTGATCGACCAGGATCTGCTGACATTGCCGATCCTCTACCTCAGCCGGTACATCAACGACAACCGGTCCGAGTACTATCGGCTGCTGCAGCGCGTCACGAGTGACAGCGACTGGGAGTCGTGGTTGCTGTACATGATTCGCGGCATCGAAGAGACCGCGCGATGGACCATGGACAAGATCAGTGCGATCTGCGCACTCTCAGCGCACACCATGGCGTACGTAAAGCAGGAGCTTCCCAAGATCTACAGCCGAGAGCTGGTGGATCTGATCTTCGAGTTGCCCTACTGTCGCATCAGCAGTGTCGTGGAACGCGGGATCGCCAAACGGCAGACGGCATCGGTCTACCTGAAGCAACTCCAGTCCATCGGCGTGCTGGACGAGTATCCCGTCGCGTCGAAGGAGAAGTTGTTCATTCATCCGAAGCTGATGCAATTGCTGCGAGAGGACCAGAACGCTTTCGAGCGATACCCGGGAACGGAAACGGCGTAG